The genomic region GTTGCGATATATTGAAAATCTGGATGATTCTGTTGCATTACTTTTGCACTACACTGCGCTTCATTTTGACACAAAATAAGTTGTGCAAATGAGCGCGCTGTAGATGTCATCGCTTCAGCATCATCACCTTCAAATAGATAGGCGTGAGATAATTTTTGATTGTGATACGCTTTAGTAAGTTGTTCAAGTTCTAACATAACACACGCTTCCTTCTATTATTTTAAATCTAGACTTTATAAATAAACCAAAATACGATAAAAAGGTTGAGACAGTATGCTCATGTAGTTACACACATCAACTGTCACAACCTCGCAATTACACTTAAAACTGATGAAATGATTCAACCGGCATTACAAATACTGTTGCACCGCCAACTTCAACTTCAACCGGATAAGGAATATATGAGTCTGCACTACCGCCCATCGGTGTGATTGGGGATACTAATTGTTCTCTATTACCACATGTTCCGCCAATAACCTCTAAAATCTCATCTACTCGATCATCATCAACACCACATAAAAATGTTGTATTTCCAGCTCTTAAGAAGCTACCAGTCGTTGCAAGCTTTGTCGCACGAAAATTATTTTTAATTAATTTATCCGAAAGTTCTTGGCTATCTTGATCTTGAACAATCGCGATTATCATTTTCATTGTTTATACACCTCTTAGGATTCATTATATCATATCTCATTATAGGTCTAAATTATCATTTTCTAGATTATAACATAGTGTTACTTATATTTAATGTACTTTATACCTTCTAAAAAGACCTACTTTTGATGTAATCGCTTTTCAATGATGTGTACAGCCTCTTCTACGACACGTTCAATGGATTGAGTGGCATCAACCACTTCAAATCGTTGTGGGTGTGCCTCGATCAACATGCGATAACCCTCAATCACACGCTCATGAAAAGTTAAATCTTCTTTATCTAGACGATTTTGCGCTCGCATATTATCGTGAATCCGTTGACGCCCCACTTCAGCTGGAATATCTAAATATATTGTTAAATCTGGGTAACGCCCTTCAATTGCAAAATCATTAATCATTTGTACTTGTTTCACTCCAATTTCACGGGCATACCCTTGATATGCTAACGAGCTATCAATAAAACGGTCGCATATCACTATTTTTTGTTGCGCTAACGCTGGTAATACTTTTTCAACAAGATGCTCTCGTCGCGCTGCCGCAAATAGTAATGCCTCTGTGCGTGAATCCATATCAGATCCCTCTAATAAAATTTGACGAATCGCCTCTGCAGTTTGCACACCACCC from Staphylococcus felis harbors:
- a CDS encoding cyclic-di-AMP receptor, which produces MKMIIAIVQDQDSQELSDKLIKNNFRATKLATTGSFLRAGNTTFLCGVDDDRVDEILEVIGGTCGNREQLVSPITPMGGSADSYIPYPVEVEVGGATVFVMPVESFHQF
- the tmk gene encoding dTMP kinase, with protein sequence MSLFITIEGPEGSGKTTVLKGIVSQLSRSYDFITTREPGGVQTAEAIRQILLEGSDMDSRTEALLFAAARREHLVEKVLPALAQQKIVICDRFIDSSLAYQGYAREIGVKQVQMINDFAIEGRYPDLTIYLDIPAEVGRQRIHDNMRAQNRLDKEDLTFHERVIEGYRMLIEAHPQRFEVVDATQSIERVVEEAVHIIEKRLHQK